CTGACGGCATTTATAAGGTACATAATACAGTTTGGATTAATTTGATCCACCATTTTGTCAATTCTTCCGGATGTATTAAGCTTTACCCATGCGTTTATATCCGAGATCGTGCCTGAATCAAACGGAGCTTTATAAATATCCGCGCCGAAGAAGTTCGCGTTCGTCTGTAAAAATTTATGTTCCGGCGTAAAGACGTTTCTTACCCATATAGAATTGGCAAATTTAAATTTATCGTCTTTGCCGGATGATGAAATGTAATCCAGATACGCATATATGCTTTCATTAAGGTTTTCCGCATTCGATAATGGGCAGAGGACGGAGGACATTTCATCCAATGTATTTCCGTTTGCGCCGCACCGTGTCATGGCAAGCGCGGTGTAAACTGATACCGGAGATACGACGACATTTTTCTTTTCATAGGATGAATATACTTTGCCGAAAAACCTCAAAGAAAATTCTGCGGCGTTTCCGGTAAACTCCGGAGCCTGTTTTGCTTGCCCGGTTCTGTCGGATTTGACATTGTCCGAGACGCATTCCGCGCTTGCGGATATTCCGAGGGCACATGAACTTAATATGACCGATGCGGTAAGCAGTAAAACCAATGCGGAAAGGTAAATTCGAAGCTTTTTCATTTGTACAGACCTCCATATAAATTAATTAGATGCTATTTTTACCAAATGCGATATAATTTCAGCATTTGCTTCCGAGCCGGGAGCAAAGAGACCGGACATGCTTTGCGGAAGCGTGCCGTTCCCGGAATATACTTCAAAAAGAAATTTTCCGACCGGGATTAAAGCGGAGTATACTTTACCGTCTTCGTCGAATATGCATACATAATCCGTTCCGCCGCAGGAAAAGAGCGCGGCCGATCGCCATCCGTCTGAATTTAAACCCGATTGATCTTCTGCGGCGATTGCGTCATCGATCGAACGGAAGCCGTTGTTATCTGCATCAGATGTCAATATGTTGTATGCTCCGGAGTATAAATGATCTTCAGGAGTTGAATTTTCTTCGGGAAAATACGTGACGGCAACAGTCGCATATTCCGAATCAGTATAACCGGTATTTTCCCTATCAGAAATGACAGTGTAAATGTAGCTGTATTTGCCGATGATACGGGAATGATCTGCAATTACCCCCGGGAAAAGCTCGTCAAGCCTTAAAAAAGCTTTTTCGCCGTCGGAGGCTCCGGAGACGCCGCTTTTCAAGGCATGGTACAGCTCGTCATAAGTTTTATATTCATTGCCTATATTTCCGATGGCGTCTCCTCTTTTCCCGGGGAAACCATTGGATTTGTCGTTTTGATCGGATATATCTTTGGTAATCACTCCGCAATTATTCCGGTTATCGCCGTTATGCTGGTCACGATCGTTCGCATCATTTATTGATTTACCCGCATTGAAACCGTTTAGCGACAGAGTCAAAGCGGAGCATATGGCGACAACGGCCGCGGCAGCGGTTATATATAATCTGCGACGGGCGGCTTTTAATTTCTTTATTTGATTATAATAATTGTCGCGCTTTTTGTACACAAGCGCCTTGAATTCGTCGTCGTTCAAAATAATCGCTCCTTATCAGAATAATCACTCGCTTGCACTGACATAGCCTTTTTCAACGCATGTTTTGCGCGGAAGACAAGATTATCCGTCTGTTTTGACGTTTTGTGCATGACTTCTCCGGCTTCGGAATAAGACATGTTTTCGTAATATACGAGCCTGAGGACGGTTCTGTATTCTTCCTTGATCGAAGCCATTGCAGATCTCAGAGCTTCTGCGCGTTCTGTTTGTTCTTCACGCGTTATGTATTCGGCTTCCGGCGAAGGATGTGCCAGATCGGGGATATCGAGGATAGTATCATTACAGTCAATAGTAGTCGAAATTGCCGTTTCGTTTCCGCGTTTGATTCGCCTTAAAAAATCCAATGCCCTGCTGCGTGCTATAGAATACATATATGTCTTGATGCTTCCGCGCGCCGGATCAAATTTATCCGGGTGTACGATAAGCTCAACAAAAACGTCGGCCGCGATGTCCTCGGCTTCTGCGCGGCTCCTGACATATCCTGAGACAAAAGCTGTAAGGCTTTCCCGATAAAGATGTATCAGCTCATCAAAGCCGCTTTCATCTCCGCCGATATATCTGAAGAAACACTCTGAACCGGTATCCACTGTACGCTTCACCTCCGGGACCGCTCGTTATATATACGAACGACAATTTTAAAACCCTCACCTGTTTTGAAAAATATTAATACCGTTTGCAATAAAGCCGCCCATAAGATACGATCGCATCATGCGCGTATGTCCGGGCGGCTTTATATTATTAAAATGGCAATTAAATAATGTCTAAAGAATAATGCCGTTTTCGAACGGCATAGATTTTGGCAGTTTGAAAACCAGCCAAAGCCGCAGTATCCATTGATTGCCGTATGTTTTCTAAATTGGTCGGGAATCGACCAATTTAGAGTGCAAGGTTTTTACGCCTTATGGCTTAATAACCTTGCACCTGAACAATCATGTTTTTTATGTTTTCTTTACTGCCGTATGTGTTTTATGATTGTTCAGCAAACATTAAATAAGTTGTGTTTTATAAGAGAGAAAAGCTCATATAACAGAGTCTTTTCTCTCTTTAAGCGGCAATTGTTATTGCCGAGTTAATAGATAATCAAAGACAATTTATATTTTCACTTTCAATTCAATCGCGCCGGCTTTAAGGTCAAGCGCAAACTCTTTTTCACCCAAGAAAAAGACGACTCTGCCTTCCTGCTTTTCGGCGGCGGCGGTAAGCACACGATATCCGCTGTCGGTTTTTTCTACTGTAACCCGAAGCCCGGCAATGTGAAAATCCTTTATATCGGCAAGCGGAAGCTTCATACACATGTCATACATACGTATACCATGCGATTCCCAGAGAGTGCCGATGATATCTCCCGCTCCCACGTTTGATGAAATATTCGGCGTGCATATAAAGCCATGATCGCTGTGAGCAAGCTCGCCGGTGCGGACGTTGTAACATTCCCAAATGCTCGGAAATTTCAGGCACATTGCGATTATTGCCGCTTTTGCCTTGCTCACAAGATCGGGATAATACTTATTGCAGATATACATTCCGAGCGAACATGTCTTCGGCCAGCATGGACCTCTCCAATAAACATCTTCGCAGAAGCCCTTTTCACCCTCCGCGACTGTACGAATACCAAACGGTCCGATGAGACGCTCGAAAGAAGCTTTCATTTCCTTGGCACGCGCTGTGTCGGCCACGCCGTAGACGAGCGAAAAAAGCCCGTCAACGCCGACGCGCGTATCAAATTCGCCGTTTTCGTGGATTGCGCCGTACCATTTTTTATCGTCATCCCAGAGCTTTTCATTCATCGCGGCGCGGGTCTTTTCCGCCTCTTTACGGTAATAATCAGCTCCGTCTTCGCCGAGAATTTCACATATCTCGGCAAGAGCCGATTCATATCTGAATCTTTCAGCGCCG
This region of Oscillospiraceae bacterium genomic DNA includes:
- a CDS encoding RNA polymerase sigma factor, which translates into the protein MDTGSECFFRYIGGDESGFDELIHLYRESLTAFVSGYVRSRAEAEDIAADVFVELIVHPDKFDPARGSIKTYMYSIARSRALDFLRRIKRGNETAISTTIDCNDTILDIPDLAHPSPEAEYITREEQTERAEALRSAMASIKEEYRTVLRLVYYENMSYSEAGEVMHKTSKQTDNLVFRAKHALKKAMSVQASDYSDKERLF